The following coding sequences are from one Paenibacillus stellifer window:
- a CDS encoding RNA polymerase sigma factor: MVEQGLIRAAQSGDRDALITLLREIEGHVYKTAFYILHNEQDALDASQEALIRIYTKIGSYEEKAQFKTWVQRIVTNICIDKFRKTKPTVSIDEHEMVFKDKQNVEREVLSGYLAQDIREAIDQLPEHHKTVIVLRYLQDFSYNEIADCLDLPLNTVKSYLFRARQQLQNRLQEYQKGGVSG; the protein is encoded by the coding sequence GTGGTGGAGCAGGGACTCATCAGAGCCGCTCAATCGGGCGATCGCGACGCTCTAATCACCCTATTGCGAGAAATTGAAGGCCATGTGTACAAAACAGCCTTTTACATTTTGCATAATGAACAGGATGCGCTGGACGCCTCGCAGGAAGCATTGATCCGGATTTATACCAAAATCGGCTCCTACGAGGAAAAGGCTCAGTTCAAGACATGGGTTCAGCGGATCGTGACCAATATATGCATCGATAAATTCAGGAAGACCAAACCGACGGTCTCCATCGATGAGCATGAAATGGTGTTCAAGGATAAGCAGAACGTAGAGCGGGAGGTTCTCTCGGGCTATTTGGCGCAGGACATCCGGGAGGCGATCGATCAGCTTCCGGAGCATCACAAGACGGTAATCGTCCTGCGGTACCTTCAGGATTTTTCATATAACGAGATAGCGGACTGCCTGGATCTGCCGCTGAACACGGTGAAATCATACTTGTTCAGGGCAAGGCAGCAGCTTCAGAACAGACTTCAGGAGTATCAGAAAGGTGGTGTATCGGGATGA
- a CDS encoding IS110 family transposase — protein MEPVIGVDVAKGFSVLQAFTRRNEPYGRAESLSHEEHGLERLGELLAELQETTKCTPVVVLEATGHYHRVLVAYLERGGWRYFIVNPLQSKRAKGTQLRKVKTDAADAWHLADMYYRGDVTPHRIWDEAFTELQHVTRQHEFVTGMFVQAKLNTRALLDQVFPGYEKVFRDLFSVTSLKVLARCLEGEPGDLHQIIENSGAGKSRSKRWVQEKAERLQEVLTHWKKQRRSSSQSVALHGMVSLLLQFSEQLSTLEKQMEKMASSLHEVELMKSIPGVGDKLAAALVAEIGDVGQFQNPKQLVAFAGLDPGIFSSGKFKATSSKITKRGSKRLRRALYLAVQCGIRGSINRKLRDYYDRKRKEGKAYKVVVIACANKLLHHIFAILSKNQPYNP, from the coding sequence ATGGAACCAGTTATAGGTGTGGATGTGGCAAAAGGGTTTAGTGTGCTTCAAGCCTTTACGAGACGAAACGAACCTTATGGAAGGGCAGAAAGCCTGTCGCATGAGGAGCACGGGCTTGAACGGTTGGGGGAGCTCCTCGCGGAGTTGCAGGAGACAACAAAATGTACTCCGGTAGTGGTTTTGGAAGCGACAGGGCACTACCACCGGGTACTGGTAGCGTATCTGGAGCGTGGCGGCTGGAGGTACTTTATCGTGAATCCGTTGCAGTCGAAACGGGCCAAAGGAACGCAACTGCGCAAGGTTAAAACAGATGCTGCAGATGCATGGCATTTAGCAGATATGTATTACCGCGGAGACGTTACACCACATCGTATATGGGACGAAGCGTTTACAGAGTTGCAGCATGTGACCCGGCAACATGAGTTTGTGACGGGGATGTTTGTGCAGGCGAAGTTAAACACCAGAGCTTTATTAGATCAGGTTTTCCCGGGGTACGAGAAGGTCTTTCGGGATCTGTTTTCGGTTACGTCTCTAAAGGTGCTGGCGCGTTGTCTGGAGGGAGAACCGGGAGATCTTCATCAGATCATCGAGAACAGTGGCGCAGGGAAGTCGCGGTCGAAACGCTGGGTTCAAGAAAAAGCCGAACGGCTCCAGGAAGTGCTGACGCATTGGAAAAAGCAGAGGAGAAGTTCTTCTCAAAGCGTTGCTTTGCACGGTATGGTTAGCTTATTGCTTCAGTTTTCGGAGCAGCTAAGTACATTGGAGAAGCAAATGGAGAAGATGGCATCCAGTCTCCACGAAGTAGAACTAATGAAGAGTATACCTGGCGTAGGAGATAAGCTTGCAGCAGCCCTTGTCGCTGAAATAGGGGACGTAGGACAGTTTCAAAACCCGAAACAACTCGTTGCTTTTGCAGGCTTAGACCCTGGCATATTCAGCTCAGGGAAGTTTAAGGCGACAAGCTCGAAGATCACGAAACGTGGTTCCAAGAGACTGCGACGTGCTTTATATTTAGCGGTACAGTGTGGGATACGCGGGAGCATCAACCGTAAGCTTCGAGATTATTATGATAGAAAAAGAAAAGAGGGCAAGGCTTACAAGGTGGTCGTGATCGCTTGCGCCAACAAGCTTCTTCATCACATATTCGCCATCCTCAGTAAGAACCAGCCCTATAACCCTTAA
- a CDS encoding bifunctional 2-keto-4-hydroxyglutarate aldolase/2-keto-3-deoxy-6-phosphogluconate aldolase — MKKLKVLQNLLSTGVVAVIRADNAEDAYRMSEACIEGGLNNIEVTFTTPEADVAIKKLVAAYGDKAVIGAGTVLDPITARIAILAGAEFVVSPSFDEETAKTCNLYGVSYMPGTLTLGEMKEALKLGADILKLFPGSAFGPDFVKAVNGPMPHVNIMPTGGVDLENMEKWIKGGCVAVGIGGNLTAPAKEGRYDRITELASQYVAKFQEIKAASAK; from the coding sequence ATGAAAAAGCTTAAGGTGCTGCAAAACCTTCTGTCCACCGGCGTCGTGGCCGTCATTCGCGCGGACAATGCAGAGGATGCCTACCGTATGTCCGAAGCCTGTATTGAAGGCGGACTGAACAATATCGAGGTAACCTTCACGACTCCGGAAGCGGACGTTGCCATCAAGAAGCTCGTTGCAGCTTACGGGGACAAGGCGGTTATCGGAGCAGGAACGGTTCTGGACCCGATTACAGCCCGCATCGCGATCCTTGCCGGAGCCGAGTTTGTAGTCAGCCCCTCCTTTGATGAAGAGACAGCCAAAACCTGCAACCTGTACGGCGTATCTTACATGCCGGGGACGCTGACGCTGGGTGAAATGAAGGAAGCCCTTAAGCTTGGCGCAGACATATTGAAGCTGTTCCCGGGCAGCGCTTTCGGGCCGGACTTCGTCAAGGCGGTCAATGGGCCGATGCCGCATGTGAACATCATGCCTACCGGCGGCGTGGATCTGGAGAACATGGAGAAATGGATCAAAGGCGGCTGCGTAGCCGTCGGCATCGGCGGCAATCTGACGGCTCCGGCCAAGGAAGGCCGTTACGACCGGATCACCGAGCTAGCTTCCCAATATGTAGCGAAGTTTCAAGAAATCAAGGCGGCCTCCGCCAAATAG
- a CDS encoding sugar kinase has translation MDKHLDVVTFGEPMAMFCANETGPLDEVTAFSKALAGAESNVATGLSRLEHRVGYVTKLGEDSFGSFIMKALNKEGIDTSRITFTGQRRTGMLVKSKVESGDPQVEYFRKGSAASTLSPEELDKAYFASAGHLHVTGISAALSPECQKFSEHAMAFMRAQGKTVSLDPNLRPSLWPDRQTMVDTINSLAARCDWFLPGLAEGKILTGLDTPEEIASYYFKLGVSLVVIKLGPEGAYYRSADGSEGIVKGFKVEKVIDTVGAGDGFATGVVSALLEKLPTQEAVRRGNAIGALAVMSRGDMDGLPTREELARFMNR, from the coding sequence ATGGATAAACATTTGGACGTGGTCACATTCGGTGAGCCTATGGCGATGTTTTGCGCGAATGAAACCGGACCGCTTGATGAAGTCACCGCCTTCTCCAAAGCGCTGGCGGGTGCAGAGAGCAATGTGGCTACCGGGTTGTCGCGTCTGGAGCACCGGGTCGGCTATGTAACGAAGCTTGGCGAGGACAGCTTCGGCAGCTTTATCATGAAAGCTTTGAACAAAGAGGGGATCGACACCTCCCGCATTACGTTTACAGGGCAGCGCCGGACCGGGATGCTGGTCAAATCGAAGGTTGAGAGCGGCGATCCGCAGGTGGAATACTTCCGCAAAGGCTCGGCAGCCTCCACGCTCAGCCCCGAGGAATTGGACAAAGCCTACTTCGCATCCGCCGGACATCTGCATGTGACCGGCATCTCTGCAGCCTTGTCGCCGGAATGCCAGAAATTCTCCGAGCACGCCATGGCCTTTATGCGGGCCCAAGGCAAGACGGTATCGCTTGATCCGAATCTTCGTCCTTCCCTCTGGCCGGACCGGCAGACGATGGTCGATACAATCAACAGCCTGGCGGCGCGCTGCGACTGGTTCCTGCCGGGCCTTGCCGAAGGCAAAATCCTGACAGGCCTCGATACGCCGGAGGAGATCGCGTCTTACTATTTCAAGCTCGGCGTTTCTCTCGTTGTCATCAAGCTGGGGCCGGAAGGCGCCTATTACAGGTCGGCAGACGGCAGCGAAGGGATAGTTAAGGGCTTCAAAGTGGAGAAGGTTATCGACACGGTCGGCGCCGGCGACGGTTTCGCAACCGGCGTCGTCAGCGCGCTGCTGGAGAAGCTTCCGACACAGGAAGCGGTCAGACGGGGAAATGCGATCGGCGCTTTGGCCGTCATGTCGCGCGGCGATATGGACGGCCTGCCGACACGGGAAGAGCTGGCGCGTTTCATGAACCGGTAA
- a CDS encoding LacI family DNA-binding transcriptional regulator yields MKKMTIEDVAKQAGVSKSTVSQFLNKRYKYMSEETRNKIAAVIEELNYRPNGLARGLKQNRTYTVGVIVADINYSLSIQCIRAIENELQLNDIQVIICNADENPDKEGRYIETLLSRQVDGLIVFPTGNDITRYIPLIESRYPLVLMDRLIDGISTQSLLLDNELAVKAAIREFADAGHTRVAMLTLPLGPYAVTPRKERIAGFRRAAGEAGLKWDDAYICSAAREEMGAAIESLLSMKEPPTALLAANDIALGEVLKYANRKGLKIPDDLSVIGIDGAEIAAVYNPEITTIRQPAYEMGMQAAKIILGGIEEGGSPVPITYRFSPALQPGHSVRQLT; encoded by the coding sequence ATGAAAAAGATGACCATTGAGGATGTGGCCAAACAGGCGGGCGTGTCCAAAAGCACAGTCTCGCAGTTCCTGAATAAGCGGTACAAGTATATGAGTGAAGAGACCCGGAATAAAATCGCGGCCGTCATCGAAGAACTGAACTACCGGCCGAACGGTCTTGCCCGGGGTCTTAAGCAGAACCGGACGTATACGGTCGGGGTCATTGTGGCGGACATCAACTATTCCCTGTCCATTCAGTGCATCCGCGCAATCGAGAACGAGCTTCAACTGAATGACATTCAGGTCATCATCTGCAACGCCGACGAAAATCCGGACAAGGAAGGCAGATATATCGAGACGCTGCTGTCCCGGCAGGTGGACGGGCTAATTGTGTTCCCGACGGGAAATGACATCACCCGTTACATCCCGTTGATAGAGAGCCGCTATCCGCTCGTCTTGATGGACAGGCTGATCGATGGCATTTCGACCCAGAGCCTTCTGCTCGATAATGAGCTGGCGGTCAAGGCAGCGATCCGGGAGTTCGCCGATGCGGGCCATACGCGGGTTGCCATGCTGACACTGCCACTCGGGCCCTATGCCGTCACTCCCCGGAAGGAGCGGATCGCCGGCTTCCGGAGAGCGGCAGGAGAGGCCGGCCTGAAATGGGACGATGCCTATATCTGCAGCGCGGCGAGAGAAGAAATGGGCGCAGCGATTGAATCGCTGCTCTCCATGAAGGAGCCGCCGACCGCGCTTCTGGCGGCCAACGACATCGCCCTTGGCGAGGTGCTGAAGTACGCCAACAGGAAAGGGTTGAAGATTCCGGATGATCTGTCGGTGATCGGCATCGACGGAGCCGAGATCGCCGCCGTATACAATCCGGAGATCACAACGATACGCCAGCCAGCCTATGAAATGGGCATGCAGGCTGCCAAGATCATTCTGGGCGGCATTGAAGAGGGTGGATCGCCGGTTCCGATCACTTATCGCTTCTCACCAGCGCTTCAGCCGGGGCATTCCGTTCGGCAGTTAACTTAA
- a CDS encoding DNA internalization-related competence protein ComEC/Rec2, with protein sequence MTKRPLVYAAVCWAAGNAAACLLTANRLLVVWAGITLLMVAAALMMRIRGQGIKMLVLLWIILTLGGAYFEWNDHRNATALPAALGQTASALEEAPVHLEGVVSSTVERDGDRVDFVMVIQEASLLTGEGADSHEDTDSSEAGSGEAGGSKRDSEAADVVQGEKIAAQVKLQAEEEIAEAAKWKRGDRVKVTGTLELPAIARNFGGFDYRAYLRSRHIHWLLRASGTAAVTAEAPGSFGFRSVLRWSDSVRSGIGRELERLFPARDAGYLKGLIIGMQDELDPDTYKQFSRLGLTHILAISGMHVAVYAGVLLVVLTRLRLTKEAALTLTMLFLPLYVLLAGAGPSVIRAGLMSMIALYAARVGILKDGLHVLCLAGWLMLLWEPYYLLNVSFQLSFLVTLGLIVFVPLAAPLLTRLPRRLGGAVCVTLTAQLVSFPLTIYYFNQFALLSFAANFILVPFITFGVLPLGTAALLLSRLWPFMAEQIARLVKLLNTATFAAVDGIGTYAGMTIWRSPSLLWILLYYGLLYAILLMMKLAAEARKVPGYTAEETVPLEGLGHCAERDSSPALVGIMGTAAARRYRFAAVSFTAGLALLLYWGYKPQMLSPEGEVSFLDVGQGDSILISAPGGVHILVDGGGTLSFGSKEEWRIRRSPYEVGAKTVVPLLRKRGIHHLDAVILTHGDQDHMGGLQAVLEEIPVNALLFNGTLADHDNYTKLMTTAVRKGIKLYAVHQGLEWSPSGSEGPRLSFLWPKLNSAQEPVLPVVEEQNDFSVVFRLDMSGRSFLFTGDIEKAAEADLIAAQQASCGSAGTPTCDQASGPVDVLKAPHHGSKTSSSEDWLRYWKPSAAVISVGANNNYGHPGKEVLERYLAAGLDIYRTDEQGEIQIRIKEGALSVRHKLISADASP encoded by the coding sequence ATGACGAAAAGACCGCTGGTCTATGCGGCTGTCTGCTGGGCCGCCGGAAATGCCGCTGCCTGTCTGCTGACAGCAAATCGCCTGCTTGTTGTTTGGGCAGGCATTACGCTGCTGATGGTTGCGGCCGCCCTGATGATGCGGATACGCGGTCAAGGGATCAAAATGCTGGTCCTCCTGTGGATTATACTTACCCTAGGCGGAGCTTATTTCGAATGGAACGACCATCGGAACGCAACGGCGCTTCCGGCTGCTCTCGGACAGACTGCATCTGCGCTGGAAGAAGCGCCGGTGCATTTGGAAGGCGTGGTATCGTCCACAGTTGAACGCGACGGAGACCGGGTGGATTTTGTAATGGTGATTCAGGAGGCCAGCCTGCTGACAGGTGAAGGCGCCGACTCCCATGAAGACACCGATTCGTCCGAAGCGGGGAGTGGAGAAGCCGGCGGAAGTAAGCGGGACAGCGAAGCCGCAGACGTCGTCCAAGGAGAGAAAATCGCAGCTCAGGTCAAGCTGCAGGCCGAAGAAGAAATTGCGGAAGCGGCAAAGTGGAAACGTGGCGACCGGGTCAAGGTAACTGGGACGCTGGAGCTTCCTGCCATAGCCCGGAACTTCGGCGGGTTTGATTACAGGGCGTACCTGCGAAGCCGCCATATTCATTGGCTGCTGCGGGCGTCCGGAACAGCCGCCGTCACGGCGGAAGCTCCCGGGAGCTTTGGCTTCCGGTCGGTGCTCCGGTGGAGCGATTCCGTACGGAGCGGTATCGGAAGGGAACTGGAGCGGTTGTTCCCCGCGAGGGATGCCGGTTATTTGAAGGGACTTATTATCGGGATGCAGGATGAACTCGATCCGGACACCTACAAGCAGTTCTCACGGCTAGGACTTACCCATATTCTGGCTATCTCCGGTATGCATGTCGCCGTCTACGCGGGCGTGCTGCTGGTTGTGCTGACCCGGCTGCGGCTTACAAAAGAGGCGGCGCTGACGCTGACCATGCTGTTCCTTCCGCTGTATGTGCTGCTTGCAGGAGCCGGCCCGTCCGTCATTCGTGCGGGGCTTATGAGCATGATCGCGCTGTACGCCGCCCGCGTCGGGATATTGAAGGACGGGCTTCATGTCCTCTGTCTTGCAGGCTGGCTGATGCTGCTCTGGGAACCGTACTATCTGCTGAATGTCAGCTTTCAGCTATCTTTTCTCGTGACACTTGGATTGATTGTCTTCGTGCCTTTGGCGGCTCCGCTCCTGACACGTCTCCCCAGGCGGCTTGGGGGCGCGGTGTGCGTGACGCTGACAGCGCAGCTGGTTTCTTTTCCGCTGACCATTTATTATTTCAACCAGTTCGCGCTGCTGTCGTTCGCCGCCAATTTCATCCTCGTTCCGTTCATAACATTCGGCGTGCTGCCGCTCGGAACGGCTGCGCTTCTGCTGTCCAGACTGTGGCCATTTATGGCGGAGCAGATTGCCCGGCTGGTCAAGCTGCTGAATACGGCCACCTTCGCCGCCGTGGACGGCATCGGGACTTATGCGGGAATGACGATCTGGCGCTCGCCGTCACTGCTCTGGATTCTTCTGTATTATGGACTGCTGTATGCGATCCTTCTTATGATGAAGCTTGCGGCCGAAGCAAGGAAGGTTCCGGGTTATACGGCAGAGGAGACCGTACCGCTGGAGGGGCTTGGACATTGTGCTGAACGGGACTCTTCCCCGGCCCTTGTCGGCATAATGGGTACGGCTGCCGCCCGGCGCTACCGCTTCGCGGCTGTATCGTTCACCGCCGGCCTGGCGCTGCTGCTCTACTGGGGCTACAAGCCGCAGATGCTGTCCCCAGAGGGTGAAGTCAGCTTTCTGGATGTGGGACAGGGAGACAGCATTCTGATTTCGGCACCTGGCGGCGTCCACATTCTGGTTGACGGAGGCGGGACCTTAAGCTTTGGCAGCAAGGAGGAGTGGCGAATACGCCGCAGTCCGTATGAGGTTGGAGCCAAGACGGTGGTGCCGCTGCTCAGGAAGAGGGGAATCCATCATCTGGACGCCGTTATTTTGACACATGGCGATCAGGATCATATGGGCGGGCTGCAGGCTGTTCTGGAAGAGATTCCGGTTAACGCCCTTCTATTTAACGGGACGCTCGCTGATCACGACAATTACACCAAGCTGATGACCACGGCGGTCCGGAAAGGAATCAAGCTGTACGCGGTTCACCAAGGGCTGGAATGGTCGCCATCCGGGTCCGAAGGGCCGAGGCTGTCCTTTCTGTGGCCGAAGCTGAATAGCGCGCAAGAGCCGGTCCTCCCGGTCGTGGAGGAGCAGAATGATTTCTCCGTTGTCTTCCGGCTGGATATGAGCGGTCGCAGCTTCCTGTTCACGGGCGATATTGAAAAAGCCGCCGAGGCCGACCTGATTGCCGCGCAGCAGGCGTCCTGTGGATCGGCTGGTACGCCGACTTGCGACCAAGCATCCGGACCGGTGGATGTGCTGAAAGCACCCCATCACGGAAGCAAAACGTCCAGCAGCGAAGACTGGCTCCGTTACTGGAAGCCTTCGGCGGCGGTCATTTCCGTGGGAGCGAACAACAACTACGGGCATCCCGGCAAGGAGGTGCTGGAGCGTTATCTTGCTGCCGGGCTGGACATCTACCGTACAGATGAGCAGGGCGAAATCCAGATCAGGATCAAGGAAGGTGCCTTGTCGGTGAGGCATAAGCTGATTTCTGCGGACGCAAGTCCCTAA
- a CDS encoding deoxycytidylate deaminase produces the protein MTIAYRKDWDTYFMDIAFMVSTRSRCPRRHVGAVLVQGKKLLGTAYNGAPMGMPDCSEAGCMVSEQYELEIVDGKETMIKKQRCIRTIHAEQNLLLFTDRIDREGSTVYVTDEPCWTCANMLANSGVVEIVYTREYPKDTEKVKQMMATKGILFRRLEGYEPPRETVLGVSD, from the coding sequence ATGACCATCGCATACCGCAAGGACTGGGATACCTATTTCATGGATATCGCATTTATGGTTTCGACCCGCTCGCGCTGCCCGCGCCGCCATGTCGGCGCCGTGCTTGTTCAGGGCAAGAAGCTGCTCGGCACCGCGTACAATGGAGCGCCCATGGGCATGCCGGACTGCTCGGAGGCAGGCTGTATGGTATCCGAACAGTACGAGCTGGAAATCGTCGACGGCAAAGAGACCATGATCAAGAAGCAGCGCTGCATTCGGACCATTCATGCGGAGCAGAATTTGCTCCTGTTCACGGACCGAATCGACCGGGAGGGCAGCACTGTGTACGTGACCGACGAGCCTTGTTGGACATGCGCCAACATGCTCGCCAACAGCGGGGTGGTGGAAATCGTCTATACCCGCGAATACCCGAAGGACACGGAGAAGGTCAAGCAGATGATGGCCACCAAGGGCATCCTGTTCCGCAGACTGGAAGGCTATGAGCCTCCCCGGGAAACGGTGCTGGGTGTATCGGACTAA
- a CDS encoding ComEA family DNA-binding protein, giving the protein MMRIYKIGAAVLAVAGGILIWAAGGGEDQDMAGWQPLGSAMSEALGIGGGTVGTAAGADAAGAGSSGGIGGGTAKGAGAAGEGSGGGIGGGTAAGVGAAGKDSGGIGAAGESGSPGPAAGGAAAAPAAAGGGTGEGIAGSAGTAGPAAAGSGGAMAGAAAGVTAAPAGAAAGGTGGDGTAASGTAEAAPGAASPAAAASSQPAAAGGMVNVNTASAAELTALPGIGEKKAQAIVDYRSQHGPFKSASDLEKVKGIGPKMLEKMKPYVVY; this is encoded by the coding sequence ATGATGCGTATATACAAAATTGGAGCTGCCGTGCTGGCAGTAGCGGGCGGCATCCTGATCTGGGCCGCAGGCGGCGGCGAGGACCAGGACATGGCCGGCTGGCAGCCGCTGGGTAGCGCCATGTCCGAGGCGCTGGGCATCGGCGGAGGGACAGTGGGGACGGCTGCGGGAGCGGACGCCGCAGGTGCGGGGAGCAGCGGCGGTATAGGCGGTGGGACGGCTAAGGGAGCGGGCGCCGCAGGAGAGGGGAGCGGCGGCGGTATAGGCGGCGGGACGGCTGCGGGAGTGGGCGCAGCCGGAAAGGACAGCGGCGGTATTGGCGCCGCTGGCGAGAGCGGCAGCCCAGGGCCGGCTGCCGGAGGCGCGGCGGCAGCGCCAGCCGCCGCGGGTGGCGGAACCGGCGAAGGCATAGCCGGTTCCGCCGGAACGGCGGGCCCCGCTGCGGCAGGCAGCGGCGGGGCCATGGCGGGGGCGGCCGCAGGCGTCACGGCCGCTCCCGCAGGCGCAGCCGCCGGGGGAACCGGCGGCGATGGCACGGCGGCTTCCGGCACAGCCGAAGCCGCACCGGGCGCGGCGTCTCCGGCCGCCGCCGCGAGCAGCCAGCCGGCCGCAGCCGGCGGCATGGTGAACGTCAATACGGCGAGCGCCGCCGAATTGACCGCGCTTCCCGGCATCGGCGAGAAGAAGGCGCAGGCGATCGTCGATTACCGCAGCCAGCATGGCCCCTTCAAGAGCGCGTCCGATCTGGAGAAGGTCAAGGGGATCGGGCCGAAGATGCTGGAGAAGATGAAGCCTTACGTTGTCTATTAA
- the comER gene encoding late competence protein ComER, translated as MKVGFIGTGSMGGLLIDAFLSSGGLLAGDVIASNRSRQKLDRLAQLHPGITLAENNRETAAGSDIVFLCVKPLEFKALTDEIGDCLGSGQIVVSITSPVQIHHLERVLPSKIAKIIPSITHSVFSGTSLCVLGSRLDDHDRELLLGLMSHIGNPVEISESHTRISSDFSSCGPAFLSLFLERWIEAAAAATGIDRRLAGILAGEMLLGTGRLLTEGEFTPGELQERVAVPGGITAEALSLLRYSLDGVFERLIDTTHRKYDEDLAKLDALFGQSGQASE; from the coding sequence ATGAAAGTAGGTTTTATCGGAACGGGCAGCATGGGCGGCCTGTTGATCGACGCCTTCCTTTCCTCCGGGGGGCTTCTGGCGGGCGATGTGATTGCGAGCAACCGCAGCCGCCAGAAGCTGGACCGGCTCGCGCAGCTTCATCCCGGAATTACGCTGGCGGAGAACAACCGGGAGACGGCCGCCGGCAGCGATATTGTATTTCTGTGCGTCAAGCCGCTGGAATTCAAGGCGCTGACCGATGAGATTGGAGACTGTCTCGGGAGCGGACAAATTGTTGTCTCCATTACGAGCCCGGTGCAGATTCATCACCTGGAGCGTGTTCTCCCGTCTAAAATAGCCAAAATCATTCCGAGCATCACTCACAGTGTCTTCAGCGGCACCTCGCTCTGCGTGCTGGGCAGCCGGCTGGACGATCATGATCGTGAATTGCTGCTCGGGTTAATGTCCCATATCGGAAATCCGGTTGAAATATCCGAATCCCACACCCGCATTTCCTCTGATTTTTCAAGCTGCGGCCCGGCATTCCTAAGCTTATTTCTGGAACGCTGGATTGAGGCCGCCGCTGCTGCGACGGGCATCGACCGAAGGCTCGCCGGCATACTCGCAGGCGAAATGCTGCTTGGCACCGGGCGCCTGCTGACCGAAGGCGAGTTCACGCCAGGCGAGCTTCAAGAACGGGTAGCGGTGCCCGGCGGCATTACTGCCGAAGCGCTCAGTCTTCTTCGGTATAGTCTGGACGGCGTATTCGAGCGGCTCATCGATACGACCCACCGGAAGTACGACGAAGATCTGGCCAAGCTGGACGCGCTCTTCGGCCAGAGCGGCCAGGCTTCTGAATAA